A window of the Sabethes cyaneus chromosome 1, idSabCyanKW18_F2, whole genome shotgun sequence genome harbors these coding sequences:
- the LOC128740494 gene encoding uncharacterized protein LOC128740494 isoform X2, with protein sequence MHSMFEQTSEIQRKVERVKLLNISLKPFIFSRDYFNIPASSFLSSTPLLSPRSWSSSSSQSQQRQNTKGHRAAVSAPHNTSSNRAIPYKLIVQTFLALFLVTKCCDAAKQDALQSGSGCAFPKRWEGRWFQSGVQQEITIEGSTLSTRGRCIASEGDKFLLVNEKGCHRCVVIYQKHINILQYKESMGCKGRETLHYLCEQIPGDALLYSMFKINPEPIKCPLAGSFTFTYNRGHGECKNPVSKMDMCTEDSRLLLNFQACPDVPGTESTVEELTCLAWWKDGNSRYLVGLVSHYHATSNEDRFRCFVYEKISGSGAANADAEYKLAQSGDATCNGLESAEVGSRIMTLKRAPLTERCDFPAWFKGPRHWHALMGNANYIFHPSDGSLHIVKPSGYMEARALCEQINKQTATEMMAVVHHTTGCTSGYMCVMFYRRDTHVAELQMGTPAVRLEDACTTENFDVHRTPFVTLLANNPETQICPMEGYYSIKGFLIPSSSISRHKRNHNNKNRMHRHREVVSFRNQENADSYYYSSMEKRKAFSRMRRTAAAAQVLQQPSDNVTQDFYSLESARTRRETMGCNINHNTNRRLYIGCNENTVIEVKPKCKNDEEETYTCHGHWQENQTTFIIAKHLSSQHGVCISYVPIEGNQVQVYVGDTCHRPGMQQTEIGTSTASGGGGGFNGGNSGSVVTTTHKTMSNVTVIGKCGDTSTSITLHYRFNGWMILTVLSILLYNSIVR encoded by the exons ATGCACAGCATGTTTGAGCAAACTAGCGAAATTCAGCGTAAAGTCGAAAGGGTTAAACTATTAAACATTTCGCTCAAGCCGTTCATTTTCTCTCGTGATTATTTTAACATTCCTGCATCATCATTTCTATCATCGACGCCGTTATTGTCGCCTCGGTCGtggtcgtcatcgtcatcgcagTCGCAGCAGCGGCAAAACACAAAAGGACATCGTGCCGCTGTTAGTGCGCCACACAACACCAGCAGCAACCGAGCGATACCGTATAAGTTGATTGTTCAAACTTTTTTGGCCTTGTTCTTGGTAACAAAATGCTGTGACGCAGCTAAGCAAGATG CTTTACAAAGCGGCTCGGGGTGCGCTTTTCCAAAACGATGGGAGGGACGATGGTTTCAATCCGGGGTACAACAGGAAATTACTATAGAAGGATCAACTTTAAGTACTAGAGGAAGATGTATCGCTAGTGAGGGAGACAAATTTTTATTAGTGAACGA AAAAGGATGTCATCGATGCGTTGTAATATACCAGAAGCATATAAACATACTACAGTATAAAGAAA GTATGGGATGCAAGGGACGCGAAACGTTGCACTACCTTTGTGAGCAGATCCCCGGCGATGCGCTACTCTACAGTATGTTCAAGATCAACCCGGAACCCATCAAATGCCCGCTGGCCG GCTCGTTCACGTTCACATACAACCGAGGTCACGGCGAGTGCAAGAATCCGGTATCCAAAATGGATATGTGTACTGAGGACAGCAGGCTACTGCTAAACTTCCAGGCCTGTCCCGATGTGCCGGGAACGGAAAGTACAG TGGAAGAACTGACCTGTCTCGCGTGGTGGAAAGACGGGAATTCCCGGTATCTAGTTGGTTTAGTTTCACACTATCATGCCACATCGAACGAAGATCGATTCCGTTGCTTTGTGTACGAAAAGATCAGCGGTTCAG GAGCAGCCAATGCAGATGCCGAGTACAAATTGGCCCAGTCTGGTGATGCCACTTGTAATGGGTTGGAAAGTGCTGAGGTTGGCTCGCGTATCATGACTCTGAAACGAGCACCGTTGACGGAACGATGTGATTTTCCGGCATGGTTCAAAGGTCCTCGACACTGGCATGCATTGATGGGGAACGCCAATTACATTTTCCATCCGAG CGACGGCTCGTTACACATCGTGAAACCAAGTGGGTATATGGAGGCGCGGGCGCTTTGCGAGCAGATCAACAAACAAACGGCCACGGAGATGATGGCCGTCGTTCATCACACAACCGGATG CACATCTGGCTACATGTGTGTGATGTTCTACCGGCGAGATACTCACGTAGCTGAGCTACAGATGGGAACGCCTGCAGTTAGACTGGAGGATGCGTGTACGACCGAGAATTTTGACGTACATCGGACTCCGTTTGTTACTCTATTAG CAAACAACCCGGAGACCCAAATCTGCCCGATGGAGGGGTACTATTCAATTAAAGGTTTCCTCATACCTTCCTCGTCTATTTCAAGGCACAAACGAAACCACAACAACAAAAACCGGATGCACAGGCACCGGGAGGTGGTTAGCTTCCGCAATCAGGAGAATGCGGATAGCTACTACTACAGCAGTATGGAGAAGCGAAAAGCTTTCTCGCGAATGAGGCGAACAGCCGCAGCAGCACAGGTGCTGCAGCAGCCTAGTGATAATGTCACGCAAGACTTTTACAGTTTAG AATCTGCCCGAACTCGTAGAGAAACGATGGGATGTAATATTAATCACAATACCAACAGACGTTTATACATAGGATGTAATGAAAACACTGTAATAGAAGTTAAGCCAAAATGTAAAAACGACGAAGAGGAAA CGTATACCTGTCACGGCCACTGGCAGGAAAATCAGACGACGTTTATTATTGCCAAGCATCTCAGCTCACAGCATGGCGTTTGCATTAGCTACGTGCCAATCGAGGGAAACCAGGTGCAAGTATACGTAGGTGATACATGTCACCGGCCCGGGATGCAGCAGACTGAAATTGGCACATCGACGGCGTCAGGCGGCGGCGGCGGATTCAACGGTGGCAATAGTGGTAGTGTAGTGACAACTACCCATAAGACTATGTCAAATGTTACCGTCATAG GCAAATGCGGCGACACTAGCACATCGATTACGCTACATTACCGTTTCAATGGCTGGATGATTCTCACTGTACTATCGATACTGTTGTATAATTCTATCGTAAGATGA
- the LOC128740494 gene encoding uncharacterized protein LOC128740494 isoform X1 has protein sequence MHSMFEQTSEIQRKVERVKLLNISLKPFIFSRDYFNIPASSFLSSTPLLSPRSWSSSSSQSQQRQNTKGHRAAVSAPHNTSSNRAIPYKLIVQTFLALFLVTKCCDAAKQDALQSGSGCAFPKRWEGRWFQSGVQQEITIEGSTLSTRGRCIASEGDKFLLVNEKGCHRCVVIYQKHINILQYKESECEDMYTGQLNPAAMPIHSVLKSDHSRGAHPNMNGHSRLSSSDPYTRSNEDSDNCMGCKGRETLHYLCEQIPGDALLYSMFKINPEPIKCPLAGSFTFTYNRGHGECKNPVSKMDMCTEDSRLLLNFQACPDVPGTESTVEELTCLAWWKDGNSRYLVGLVSHYHATSNEDRFRCFVYEKISGSGAANADAEYKLAQSGDATCNGLESAEVGSRIMTLKRAPLTERCDFPAWFKGPRHWHALMGNANYIFHPSDGSLHIVKPSGYMEARALCEQINKQTATEMMAVVHHTTGCTSGYMCVMFYRRDTHVAELQMGTPAVRLEDACTTENFDVHRTPFVTLLANNPETQICPMEGYYSIKGFLIPSSSISRHKRNHNNKNRMHRHREVVSFRNQENADSYYYSSMEKRKAFSRMRRTAAAAQVLQQPSDNVTQDFYSLESARTRRETMGCNINHNTNRRLYIGCNENTVIEVKPKCKNDEEETYTCHGHWQENQTTFIIAKHLSSQHGVCISYVPIEGNQVQVYVGDTCHRPGMQQTEIGTSTASGGGGGFNGGNSGSVVTTTHKTMSNVTVIGKCGDTSTSITLHYRFNGWMILTVLSILLYNSIVR, from the exons ATGCACAGCATGTTTGAGCAAACTAGCGAAATTCAGCGTAAAGTCGAAAGGGTTAAACTATTAAACATTTCGCTCAAGCCGTTCATTTTCTCTCGTGATTATTTTAACATTCCTGCATCATCATTTCTATCATCGACGCCGTTATTGTCGCCTCGGTCGtggtcgtcatcgtcatcgcagTCGCAGCAGCGGCAAAACACAAAAGGACATCGTGCCGCTGTTAGTGCGCCACACAACACCAGCAGCAACCGAGCGATACCGTATAAGTTGATTGTTCAAACTTTTTTGGCCTTGTTCTTGGTAACAAAATGCTGTGACGCAGCTAAGCAAGATG CTTTACAAAGCGGCTCGGGGTGCGCTTTTCCAAAACGATGGGAGGGACGATGGTTTCAATCCGGGGTACAACAGGAAATTACTATAGAAGGATCAACTTTAAGTACTAGAGGAAGATGTATCGCTAGTGAGGGAGACAAATTTTTATTAGTGAACGA AAAAGGATGTCATCGATGCGTTGTAATATACCAGAAGCATATAAACATACTACAGTATAAAGAAAGTGAGTGTGAAGATATGTATACAGGCCAGTTGAATCCGGCTGCAATGCCTATTCATAGTGTTTTAAAAAGTGATCATAGTCGGGGGGCTCATCCCAACATGAACGGGCATTCACGATTATCGTCATCGGACCCGTATACACGGTCCAATGAAGATAGCGACAATT GTATGGGATGCAAGGGACGCGAAACGTTGCACTACCTTTGTGAGCAGATCCCCGGCGATGCGCTACTCTACAGTATGTTCAAGATCAACCCGGAACCCATCAAATGCCCGCTGGCCG GCTCGTTCACGTTCACATACAACCGAGGTCACGGCGAGTGCAAGAATCCGGTATCCAAAATGGATATGTGTACTGAGGACAGCAGGCTACTGCTAAACTTCCAGGCCTGTCCCGATGTGCCGGGAACGGAAAGTACAG TGGAAGAACTGACCTGTCTCGCGTGGTGGAAAGACGGGAATTCCCGGTATCTAGTTGGTTTAGTTTCACACTATCATGCCACATCGAACGAAGATCGATTCCGTTGCTTTGTGTACGAAAAGATCAGCGGTTCAG GAGCAGCCAATGCAGATGCCGAGTACAAATTGGCCCAGTCTGGTGATGCCACTTGTAATGGGTTGGAAAGTGCTGAGGTTGGCTCGCGTATCATGACTCTGAAACGAGCACCGTTGACGGAACGATGTGATTTTCCGGCATGGTTCAAAGGTCCTCGACACTGGCATGCATTGATGGGGAACGCCAATTACATTTTCCATCCGAG CGACGGCTCGTTACACATCGTGAAACCAAGTGGGTATATGGAGGCGCGGGCGCTTTGCGAGCAGATCAACAAACAAACGGCCACGGAGATGATGGCCGTCGTTCATCACACAACCGGATG CACATCTGGCTACATGTGTGTGATGTTCTACCGGCGAGATACTCACGTAGCTGAGCTACAGATGGGAACGCCTGCAGTTAGACTGGAGGATGCGTGTACGACCGAGAATTTTGACGTACATCGGACTCCGTTTGTTACTCTATTAG CAAACAACCCGGAGACCCAAATCTGCCCGATGGAGGGGTACTATTCAATTAAAGGTTTCCTCATACCTTCCTCGTCTATTTCAAGGCACAAACGAAACCACAACAACAAAAACCGGATGCACAGGCACCGGGAGGTGGTTAGCTTCCGCAATCAGGAGAATGCGGATAGCTACTACTACAGCAGTATGGAGAAGCGAAAAGCTTTCTCGCGAATGAGGCGAACAGCCGCAGCAGCACAGGTGCTGCAGCAGCCTAGTGATAATGTCACGCAAGACTTTTACAGTTTAG AATCTGCCCGAACTCGTAGAGAAACGATGGGATGTAATATTAATCACAATACCAACAGACGTTTATACATAGGATGTAATGAAAACACTGTAATAGAAGTTAAGCCAAAATGTAAAAACGACGAAGAGGAAA CGTATACCTGTCACGGCCACTGGCAGGAAAATCAGACGACGTTTATTATTGCCAAGCATCTCAGCTCACAGCATGGCGTTTGCATTAGCTACGTGCCAATCGAGGGAAACCAGGTGCAAGTATACGTAGGTGATACATGTCACCGGCCCGGGATGCAGCAGACTGAAATTGGCACATCGACGGCGTCAGGCGGCGGCGGCGGATTCAACGGTGGCAATAGTGGTAGTGTAGTGACAACTACCCATAAGACTATGTCAAATGTTACCGTCATAG GCAAATGCGGCGACACTAGCACATCGATTACGCTACATTACCGTTTCAATGGCTGGATGATTCTCACTGTACTATCGATACTGTTGTATAATTCTATCGTAAGATGA
- the LOC128744012 gene encoding gastrula zinc finger protein XlCGF52.1-like — translation MTSLSIKECSICRKPLRTRSNRHYHEHCQNPELKPFKCVHCERTFSSKSHKVFHEESHQERRLPCKHCHKTYQHQRDLDLHLQEHNASVIFRCNKCSDSFSSLLALTKHKKSHSVLKRYKCDQCELTFSLKGNLVKHIKVLHSRKKQFSCDQCVKTFYRNNALQFHMLSHQLRNYQCKTCHKEFVDARNLERHLKTHASLKEFQCDICGISSSRKDNIIRHAKSFHPESDLSKIVQRGEVGNQLDSIKLDARQSKKSQQTESHPSMQSANTNRVSVIKVIGIPKPLGHTATMTNRFNESDERKSQPAPKPVTKIDPLEIYRKILQPSAEDDEDSLEVADQRQTPPQTITPAEAIIEPPAPSSEATAVSAANTNNSGSNNSPSINNFSEVHWRKRTSQIFTNSSR, via the coding sequence ATGACTTCGTTGTCGATAAAGGAATGTTCCATCTGCCGGAAGCCACTAAGGACCCGGTCTAATCGACATTACCATGAACACTGCCAAAATCCGGAGCTAAAACCATTTAAATGCGTACATTGCGAGCGCACGTTTAGCTCCAAATCGCATAAGGTATTTCACGAAGAGAGTCATCAGGAACGTCGTCTTCCGTGTAAGCATTGCCACAAAACCTATCAACATCAGCGTGATCTTGATCTGCATCTGCAAGAACACAATGCAAGTGTGATATTTAGATGCAACAAGTGCTCAGATAGTTTCAGCTCGCTGCTGGCACTGACGAAACACAAAAAGAGCCATTCGGTATTAAAGCGATACAAATGTGATCAATGTGAGTTAACCTTTAGTCTGAAGGGTAATCTAGTCAAGCACATCAAGGTGCTTCATAGTAGGAAAAAACAGTTTTCCTGTGACCAGTGTGTTAAAACGTTTTACAGAAACAATGCCCTACAATTCCACATGCTAAGCCATCAATTGAGGAACTACCAATGTAAGACTTGTCATAAGGAGTTCGTCGATGCAAGAAACCTTGAGCGACATCTTAAGACGCATGCGTCACTTAAAGAATTCCAGTGCGATATATGCGGAATTTCCAGTTCGCGTAAAGACAACATCATAAGGCACGCCAAAAGCTTCCATCCTGAATCGGACCTAAGCAAAATCGTCCAACGAGGTGAAGTTGGAAACCAGCTGGATAGCATAAAACTAGATGCTCGCCAAAGCaaaaaatcacaacaaaccgAATCACACCCGTCGATGCAATCCGCCAATACGAACCGAGTGAGTGTAATTAAGGTAATAGGAATTCCCAAACCGCTGGGGCATACCGCAACAATGACGAATCGCTTCAACGAATCAGATGAACGAAAGTCGCAACCAGCACCGAAGCCTGTCACCAAGATCGATCCTTTGGAAATCTATCGAAAAATCCTCCAACCCAGCGCCGAAGATGACGAGGATAGCCTCGAGGTCGCTGACCAACGCCAAACACCCCCTCAGACAATCACCCCGGCAGAAGCCATCATCGAACCACCGGCACCATCGTCTGAAGCAACAGCTGTTTCTGCGGCAAACACTAACAATAGCGGCAGCAATAATTCACCTtctataaataatttttctgaagttcATTGGCGTAAGCGTACATCGCAGATTTTTACTAATTCAAGTAGGTGA
- the LOC128744023 gene encoding uncharacterized protein LOC128744023: MDQKSDGLQVEREINVCIAAKDWKKVIDFGQEAPFEERVKFLWVWPLQEDLERIRICFERLAISRVLSIGCGTGLLEWLISRATGIHIAGVEKDENWWRSKHATTTYIPMQFAEALNDAHQGQQQRWHALMFCYFNDGCAFREYVQNFNGCYVIVIGPRDGKGIHTDPMPFHVNFPAEQRWDWVCQFRIGNENRNHVVIYQRQ; this comes from the coding sequence atggATCAGAAAAGCGATGGTTTGCAAGTGGAGCGTGAAATCAACGTGTGCATCGCTGCCAAGGACTGGAAAAAAGTGATCGATTTCGGCCAGGAGGCACCGTTCGAAGAACGAGTCAAGTTTCTATGGGTTTGGCCGTTGCAAGAGGATCTCGAAAGGATACGAATCTGTTTCGAACGGTTGGCTATAAGTCGAGTGCTCAGCATTGGCTGCGGGACAGGTTTGCTGGAGTGGCTGATAAGTCGTGCGACCGGTATCCACATTGCCGGTgtcgaaaaagacgaaaattggTGGAGATCCAAGCATGCTACGACAACGTACATTCCGATGCAGTTTGCGGAAGCGTTGAACGATGCTCACCAAGGCCAACAGCAGCGGTGGCATGCTTTGATGTTTTGCTATTTCAACGATGGATGTGCGTTTCGTGAGTACGTGCAAAATTTTAATGGGTGCTATGTGATCGTTATCGGGCCTAGAGATGGGAAAGGAATTCATACCGATCCGATGCCGTTCCATGTAAACTTCCCCGCCGAGCAACGCTGGGATTGGGTTTGCCAGTTCCGAATCGGAAATGAAAATCGAAATCATGTTGTAATTTATCAGAGGCAGTGA
- the LOC128743668 gene encoding protein artichoke: MSARWLLLFLTTAAAIAAYVHAWRPCPELDAALKLPCRCNIEAVGNNSQYGFIAVDCERTALTSGIPAGLPIIAFSHRSSGLSSILDLSQLSASIRRLDFSDNGIRTLPEKVFSTIGEYVTELRLSNNLLGDNLNPIFSTTELQTLKNLKILDLSHNQLMALDEGIFVGCRRLQEILLDGNKLSTVPASSFKDLPALRLISLKSNLIENVSSESFTLANKLERIDLRYNRIHSLKPNAFANLQAMKELLLAGNLISTVDERAFMGADSIQKLDLSDNLISEFPTSALNSIESLKVLNLSLNNIDKLEYKHLQQLKNLQILDISRNVIASVLPGTFREQALLKYLDLSLNSLRTIEDDAFEGLDNLQTLILRDNNIFLIPGSALGRLPRLSNLYLDFNRVAALSSSILKSIQPENIRYLSLSRNVIRELPPNSFTSFKKLIYLDISGNSLGLISEDTFAGLDNTLLEIKMSYNKISSFRKIVLPKLRRLDISSNSIDDLSVDAFHGLGNLLYLNMSTNEHIAQITRTMIYPLNKLQVIDISNCGLKSLQSDLFHNNTELRIILLSHNHLKVVEENTFMTLNNLFSVDLSNNEIVTVRPRTFINTINLRTLNLHGNKLKEFKADHFTSETAMEVLDLSDNEINVFAPNTFKIHPRLRRIILAGNRIQRFAPDLISSLDFLEVVDLSRNQLTIIDQLDFARMPNLRELYFASNQLEQLNDMAFHNSTQLQIIDLSQNKLERLTERAFDGMMRLERLDLSHNSLQELPEGVFDKSRIQKVEHLILANNSFRLIPFNALKDQSDSIYTLDMSYNRLKDIPSSNTYMVMVNIKHIDFSFNPLSEQAIKLLLEQPKTARKLNLAHTGIERLPILETPYLQVLNLSMNNITIVNDRVFDKTTLLEILDLSSNRIENIDPMKQVWPKLGLLNYLDLSLNPIRTIMAHAFDALTALQILKIRDLPEISRLEKNAFKPLSSLATLEAFNFAKLGYIDVQGILQELPSLASIDIEVKDSVLESDQLQVIDHPKLNHLGLYGHMLQSISSGSFAGLRNKMLSVNLRNTSLTSLPPALLLPLPRSSHIDLDISGSKITTLTQPFLSSMDDRKNSLSIAGLSANPVQCDCQARAFRRWIIAAKVPDVRCSAPENVQGRLLVEVGDNELVCDQKKPTTTTTTRTSTITFTNYTSIYTQVITKATPTTEQDIIWSVAPTTKAKAKTKMPPRTQMPITNDDTLIIGIVVAVIVFIFLVILITCICRVRWSSDTYRGPPIGLSTMHPNGMQVNYKTSKGTPIYPMVAPYGQNYATLPYKQSSSPDAQPRPNYSTIGRIPYQYQNQHVMAPGSHHSAASLHSVHSGQNPYMAYQDDKAYR, from the exons ATGTAACATCGAAGCAGTTGGCAACAACAGCCAGTACGGATTCATCGCCGTCGATTGTGAGCGAACAGCACTGACGAGTGGTATTCCGGCCGGCTTGCCGATCATCGCCTTCTCTCATCGAAGCAGCGGACTTAGCTCGATTCTG GATCTATCACAACTGAGTGCTTCAATTAGAAGGTTAGATTTCTCGGACAATGGAATCCGAACGCTTCCGGAGAAGGTCTTCTCCACGATTGGG gagTATGTTACGGAGCTGCGACTGTCCAACAATCTACTCGGCGATAACTTGAATCCCATCTTCTCTACCACCGAACTGCAAACGCTGAAAAacctgaaaattcttgatctgTCCCACAATCAATTGATGGCGTTGGACGAGGGAATTTTCGTCGGATGTCGAAGACTACAGGAAATTTTACTGGACGGGAACAAGTTGTCCACCGTTCCGGCGTCTTCGTTCAAGGATCTACCAGCGCTGAGGCTCATCTCCCTGAAAAGCAACTTGATCGAGAATGTTTCCTCGGAATCCTTTACCCTCGCTAACAAACTCGAACGAATCGATTTGCGCTACAATCGAATCCACAGCCTAAAACCGAACGCCTTCGCCAATTTGCAAGCTATGAAGGAGCTGCTGCTGGCAGGAAATTTGATCAGTACTGTAGACGAGCGCGCTTTTATGGGTGCAGATTCAATTCAGAAACTGGATCTGTCCGACAATTTAATCAGCGAATTTCCAACTTCTGCTCTCAACTCAATCGAATCGCTCAAGGTGTTGAATCTTTCGTTGAACAACATCGACAAGTTGGAATATAAACATTTGCAACAGCTGAAGAACCTACAGATACTGGATATCAGTAGAAACGTGATCGCATCGGTGCTACCGGGAACGTTCCGCGAGCAAGCGCTGCTCAAATATCTTGATCTCAGTCTCAATTCACTGCGAACGATCGAGGATGATGCTTTCGAAGGATTGGATAACCTCCAAACGCTGATATTGCGGGACAACAACATTTTTCTCATACCTGGTAGTGCCCTTGGTAGACTACCTCGGCTCTCAAATTTGTACTTGGACTTCAATCGGGTAGCGGCGCTTTCGTCCAGCATTCTGAAATCCATCCAACCGGAAAATATCAGATATCTTTCCCTCTCACGAAACGTAATCCGCGAGCTTCCGCCGAACAGTTTTACGtcgtttaaaaaattaatttatctCGATATTTCTGGCAACAGTTTGGGTTTAATCAGTGAAGATACCTTTGCAGGACTGGATAACACGCTACTGGAAATCAAAATGTCGTACAATAAGATCTCATCCTTCCGAAAGATTGTTCTCCCGAAGCTGCGCCGGTTAGATATCAGTTCGAACAGCATTGACGACCTCTCCGTCGATGCATTCCATGGATTGGGCAACCTCCTCTACCTGAACATGAGCACAAACGAGCACATCGCGCAAATTACCAGAACCATGATATATCCTCTAAACAAACTCCAGGTGATCGACATCAGCAATTGCGGATTGAAATCCCTACAGTCCGACCTTTTCCATAACAATACCGAACTTAGAATCATACTCCTAAGTCACAACCACCTGAAGGTGGTAGAAGAGAACACTTTCATGACCCTGAACAACCTGTTCAGCGTTGATTTGTCCAATAATGAAATCGTAACCGTTCGACCTCGTACATTCATCAACACAATCAATCTACGTACACTGAATTTGCACGGCAACAAGCTGAAGGAATTCAAAGCTGACCACTTCACCAGCGAAACTGCCATGGAAGTGCTCGATCTTTCCGACAACGAAATCAATGTTTTTGCACCGAACACATTCAAAATTCATCCTCGCCTGCGCCGAATAATTCTGGCTGGCAATCGAATTCAACGATTCGCCCCCGATTTGATAAGCTCGCTCGATTTCCTAGAAGTGGTTGACCTAAGTCGAAACCAGCTGACCATCATCGATCAGCTGGATTTCGCTCGGATGCCCAATTTGCGCGAGTTGTATTTCGCAAGCAACCAGCTGGAGCAGCTAAACGATATGGCGTTCCACAATTCGACGCAGCTGCAAATAATTGATCTGAGTCAGAATAAACTGGAAAGGCTTACGGAACGAGCGTTCGACGGAATGATGCGACTAGAACGGCTGGACTTGAGCCATAACTCGCTGCAGGAACTACCGGAGGGAGTTTTCGACAAAAGTCGCATCCAGAAGGTGGAACATCTAATTCTAGCTAACAACAGCTTTCGGTTAATTCCGTTCAATGCATTGAAGGATCAGTCAGATAGCATCTACACGTTGGACATGAGTTATAATCGGTTGAAAGATATCCCGTCGTCGAATACTTATATGGTGATGGTCAATATCAAGCACATTGATTTTTCATTCAATCCTTTATCTGAACAAGCAATCAAATTGTTACTGGAACAACCAAAGACTGCCCGGAAGCTAAATCTGGCCCACACCGGAATTGAACGTCTACCAATCCTAGAGACCCCATATCTGCAAGTGTTGAACCTTTCGATGAACAACATCACCATAGTGAATGATCGCGTGTTCGACAAAACAACCCTTCTGGAAATACTTGATCTTTCGTCGAACAGAATAGAGAACATCGATCCCATGAAGCAGGTGTGGCCCAAGTTGGGTTTACTAAACTACTTGGATCTTTCGCTAAATCCAATCCGAACGATCATGGCACATGCATTCGACGCACTTACGGCACTTCAAATTCTCAAGATCAGAGATCTGCCGGAAATATCACGTCTCGAAAAGAATGCTTTTAAACCGTTGAGCAGTCTAGCAACGTTGGAAGCGTTCAATTTTGCTAAACTGGGCTACATAGATGTGCAAGGCATCCTACAGGAGCTTCCTTCACTCGCGTCGATTGATATAGAGGTGAAGGATTCAGTGTTAGAATCCGATCAACTCCAGGTCATAGACCATCCGAAGTTGAACCATCTCGGATTGTATGGCCACATGTTGCAAAGCATATCCTCCGGAAGTTTCGCCGGATTGCGAAACAAAATGCTTAGCGTAAATCTCCGTAATACTTCTTTGACGTCGCTACCACCGGCCTTGTTGCTGCCGCTGCCGAGATCGTCGCATATCGATCTAGACATATCCGGTTCGAAAATCACAACTCTTACTCAACCCTTTCTAAGTTCTATGGACGATCGAAAGAACAGTCTATCAATCGCAGGATTGAGCGCTAATCCAGTCCAATGTGACTGCCAAGCGAGAGCGTTCCGCAGATGGATAATAGCAGCCAAAGTGCCGGATGTACGGTGTTCCGCACCGGAAAATGTACAGGGACGTTTGCTGGTAGAAGTTGGCGACAACGAGCTAGTCTGCGATCAGAAGAAACCaaccacgacgacgacgactcgtACTTCCACGATCACCTTCACGAATTACACATCGATTTACACGCAAGTCATTACGAAAGCTACCCCAACCACCGAGCAGGATATCATCTGGAGTGTTGCACCAACGACAAAGGCAAAAGCCAAAACCAAAATGCCACCGCGAACGCAAATGCCAATCACCAACGATGACACGCTGATCATCGGAATCGTGGTTGCGGTGATAGTGTTTATTTTCTTGGTAATTCTCATCACCTGTATATGCCGAGTTCGGTGGAGTAGTGACACCTACCGTGGACCACCGATTGGGTTATCAACCATGCATCCGAATGGAATGCAGGTGAACTACAAAACCAGTAAAGGTACCCCCATCTATCCGATGGTTGCCCCCTACGGTCAAAACTATGCCACGCTGCCCTACAAGCAGAGCTCGTCGCCGGACGCCCAACCGCGACCCAATTACTCCACGATCGGCCGAATTCCTTACCAGTACCAAAATCAGCACGTGATGGCTCCTGGTTCCCATCACTCAGCAGCATCCCTCCATTCAGTTCACTCTGGCCAGAATCCCTACATGGCTTATCAGGATGATAAAGCTTACCGATAG